CCGACGCCGTCCACTGCGAGAAGCCCATGGCGACGACGTGGGGCGACGCGCGCCTGATGGCCCAGGAGGCCGGTCGCCGGGACGTGCAACTCACCTTCAACCACCAGCGGCGCTTCTCGCCGGTCTGGCGCGAGCCCAAGCGCGCGCTGGACGAGGGAGCCATCGGCGACCTCCAGCGGGTCGAGGTCGGCACGAGCACCCTGCTGGACAACGGTACCCACCACGTCGACCTGGCGCACATGTACACCGGCGAGGCGCCCGTCGAGTGGGTGATCGGGCAGGTCGACTACCGCGAGGAACACGTCAAGTACGGCGCCCACAACGAGAACCAGGGGCTCGTCCAGTGGGCCTACGAGAGCGGCGTCCAGGGCATCGCGACGACGGGCTTCGGCGAGGACGGCGTCGGCGTCCACCACCGCCTACGGGGCACCGACGGCGTCATCGAGGTGACGCCGTGGAACGAGACCCAGGCGCGGGTCCGCCGTGACGGCGAGGGCTGGGAGACGCTGGTCGCCGGCGTCGAGAACGCGGCGGCGGTCCCGCCGGCTATCGACCACGTCGTCGACTGTCTGCACGAGGGCGTCGAGCCGGAGTTCTCGGCGCGGCGGGCGCTGTCGGTGACGGAAGTCATCTTCGGCGCCTGGGAGTCCGCGCGGCGCCGCGGGCGGGTGGACCTGCCGCTCCGTATCGAGGACAACCCGCTCGAAGCGATGGTCGACTCCGGCGAGTTGTCGCCGGAACCCACCGGCGAGGACTGACGGCGGGGCCCGGGTATCCGCGGGCCGCCGTTCGCCCGTCGACCGCGGCCGGACGGCCCGGAAGCTTATGGTCACGGGCCGGCCTGTATCCGGTATGCTCAGCGCAGTGGCACTCCAGTTGGACGTTCTCACGCAACCCGTCGGGATCCTCGGCGTCCTCATCCTGCTGGCGGCGATCATCCTGATCGGGCGGTTCCTGCTGTCGATGGCCTGGCGGCTGGTGATCATCGGCATCATCGTCGTCGGCACGCTGTACATCCTCAGCGTCCTCGGGTTCAACTTCCTGTAGCGGCGCTCGCTCGGCCCGGGCGAGGTCGGACCCCGCCCGTGGCTTTTTCACCGCTCGACCGAAGCGCCAGTCGTGACGCAGTCGTCCGTCCCCGACGGCCGCGAGCAGGAACGACTGTTCGTCCGCCGACGCGAGCGACGGCTGACCCGGACCCACGCCGCGCTGTGGGTCGTGATCCTCGCGACCACGGCCGCGGACATCGTCCTGACGATGGCCGGGCTGGCCGCCGGGCTCCCCGAGGGGAACCCCGTCGTCCGGGCGATGGTCGCGTCGTTCGGTCCCGCCGGCCTCTGGACGGTGAAGTTCGCCGCGATGTGCTGGCTGGTCGCCGGGTGGTCGCTGTTGTCCGACCGGAACGCTTCGGTCTTTCTCGGGCTGTTCGCCGCGGTCACGTCGCTGGTCGTGGCGAACAACGCGTTTGCGGTCTTCGGTGCGTGAGTGCCGGTTCCCGGATATCCGACTACGCGCCGGAGCCGAGGAAGAAGCTGTCCGACCGCTCAGACGCCGTCGAGGAAGTTGGCGATCACGTCGTGGCCGACGGCGGTCAGCACGGACTCGGGGTGGAACTGGACGGCCTCGATGGGGTGGTCGCGGTGGCGGATCCCCATCACGAGGTCCACGGTGTCGCCGTCCTCGGTCTCGGCCGCCGTCGTGGCCGTCACCTCGAAGCAGTCGGGGACTTCGGTGGCGACCAGCGAGTGATAGCGCCCGCCGCGGATCCCCTGGTCCAGTCCCGAGAACACGCCCTCGGCGTCGTGACTGATGGGGAAGGCCTTGCCGTGGATGGGTTCGGGCGCGCGTCCGACCGTCCCGCCGTAGGCGTAGACGGCGGCCTCCAGCCCGAGACAGACGCCGAGCGTCGGCACGTCCGGACTGACCTCGGTCAGCACGTCGTTCGTGACGCCGATGTCGCGGTCGTTCTTCGGGTGGCCCGGCCCGGGGCTGATCACGATGGCGTCGGGGTCGGCGTCGCGCACGTCGTCCAGCGAGGCGGTGTTGCGGACGACCTCGGTGTCGGCGTGCTCGC
The window above is part of the Halosimplex rubrum genome. Proteins encoded here:
- a CDS encoding DUF5658 family protein, with protein sequence MTQSSVPDGREQERLFVRRRERRLTRTHAALWVVILATTAADIVLTMAGLAAGLPEGNPVVRAMVASFGPAGLWTVKFAAMCWLVAGWSLLSDRNASVFLGLFAAVTSLVVANNAFAVFGA
- the trpG gene encoding anthranilate synthase component II, which produces MSAGQRERSDERRVLFVDNFDSFTYNLVEYVSEHADTEVVRNTASLDDVRDADPDAIVISPGPGHPKNDRDIGVTNDVLTEVSPDVPTLGVCLGLEAAVYAYGGTVGRAPEPIHGKAFPISHDAEGVFSGLDQGIRGGRYHSLVATEVPDCFEVTATTAAETEDGDTVDLVMGIRHRDHPIEAVQFHPESVLTAVGHDVIANFLDGV
- a CDS encoding Gfo/Idh/MocA family protein codes for the protein MTYDIAFIGTGPEPENPVWGESAAMAYRHAEGYRERDDCRIVAAADIVRENVVAFADEFDIAESGIFEDYEAMLDAAEPDIVSVSTPVPTHADIVLDCIESGVPDAVHCEKPMATTWGDARLMAQEAGRRDVQLTFNHQRRFSPVWREPKRALDEGAIGDLQRVEVGTSTLLDNGTHHVDLAHMYTGEAPVEWVIGQVDYREEHVKYGAHNENQGLVQWAYESGVQGIATTGFGEDGVGVHHRLRGTDGVIEVTPWNETQARVRRDGEGWETLVAGVENAAAVPPAIDHVVDCLHEGVEPEFSARRALSVTEVIFGAWESARRRGRVDLPLRIEDNPLEAMVDSGELSPEPTGED